A window from Megalobrama amblycephala isolate DHTTF-2021 linkage group LG21, ASM1881202v1, whole genome shotgun sequence encodes these proteins:
- the dyrk3 gene encoding dual specificity tyrosine-phosphorylation-regulated kinase 3 — MMILSRKPDGPITAARHGDGLYDSYMRTDHIVNQDADVNGQSPSGLPPLPKHTGVNKPTMKDHQTIRGGQMKVKYVYEDTYNRKLNGMSQLNGTSQVPAKSQPAVSKERSVDSNSSVKSSESSTKVTKLGSPLTPEQAIKQHRQQLTTLEQQEIHNYSEIYFLGPNAKKRQAVAGGTNNCGYDDDQGGYIHVPHDHLAYRYEFLKVIGKGSFGQVAKVYDHKLQQHLALKMVRNEKRFHRQAAEEIRILEHLKKQDKTGSMNVVHMLENFTFRNHICMTFELLSMNLYELIKRNKFQGFSLPLVRKFAHSILQCLEALHRHKIIHCDLKPENILLKQQGRSGIKVIDFGSSCFDHQRVYTYIQSRFYRAPEVILGSRYGMPIDMWSFGCILAELLTGYPLFPGEDEGDQLACMMELLGMPTQKLLEQAKRAKNFINSKGHPRYCTVSTLSNGTVVLNGSRSRRGKLRGPPGSKEWGAALKGCDDPTFIDFLKKCLDWDPSTRMTPVQALRHPWLYKRLPKPAPGGEKSMVPKRITEHSTSFPTIISKVPPVMGSTNNKLRTTMMGDSTGSIPFRTVLPKLVS, encoded by the exons ATGATGATATTGAGCAGAAAACCAGATGGCCCCATAACTGCAG CTCGCCACGGGGACGGTCTGTATGATTCCTACATGCGCACCGATCACATTGTGAACCAGGATGCTGATGTGAATGGACAGAGTCCCTCTGGACTGCCACCTCTCCCCAAACACACT GGTGTCAACAAGCCTACAATGAAGGATCACCAAACAATCCGAGGAGGACAGATGAAGGTTAAATATGTTTACGAGGACACCTACAACCGCAAACTCAATGGTATGAGCCAGCTCAATGGCACAAGCCAAGTACCAGCTAAGTCCCAACCTGCAGTCTCCAAAGAGAGAAGCGTGGACAGCAACAGCTCTGTGAAATCCTCCGAGAGCTCAACAAAAGTCACAAAGCTGGGCAGCCCATTGACCCCAGAACAAGCTATCAAGCAACACCGGCAGCAACTGACTACCTTGGAGCAACAGGAGATCCACAACTATTCTGAGATCTACTTCCTGGGACCAAATGCCAAGAAGAGGCAGGCAGTGGCAGGGGGCACTAACAACTGTGGTTATGACGATGACCAGGGAGGATACATCCACGTACCTCATGATCACCTTGCCTATCGCTACGAGTTCCTCAAGGTGATCGGCAAAGGTAGTTTTGGACAAGTGGCAAAGGTTTATGACCACAAGTTACAGCAGCACCTTGCCTTGAAGATGGTGCGTAACGAGAAGCGCTTCCATCGGCAAGCTGCTGAGGAGATCCGAATTCTGGAGCACCTAAAGAAGCAAGATAAGACAGGCAGCATGAACGTAGTTCACATGTTGGAGAATTTCACCTTCCGGAACCACATATGCATGACTTTTGAGCTGCTCAGCATGAACCTGTATGAGCTCATCAAACGCAACAAGTTCCAGGGTTTCAGTCTCCCTCTGGTACGCAAGTTTGCACACTCTATTCTCCAATGCCTGGAGGCTCTCCATCGCCAtaagatcatccactgtgaccTGAAACCAGAGAATATATTGCTGAAGCAGCAGGGCAGGAGTGGGATCAAGGTCATTGACTTTGGCTCCAGCTGTTTCGATCACCAGCGCGTCTACACATACATCCAATCCCGCTTCTACCGTGCTCCCGAAGTCATCTTGGGATCACGATATGGTATGCCTATAGACATGTGGAGCTTTGGTTGCATTCTGGCAGAGCTGCTGACAGGATACCCTCTGTTTCCTGGTGAAGATGAAGGCGACCAACTGGCCTGCATGATGGAGCTACTGGGTATGCCAACTCAGAAACTGCTGGAACAAGCCAAGCGTGCTAAGAACTTCATCAACTCCAAAGGCCACCCACGCTACTGCACGGTCAGCACACTTAGCAACGGCACTGTAGTCCTCAACGGGAGCCGTTCTCGCCGAGGAAAATTGCGAGGTCCCCCAGGAAGCAAGGAGTGGGGGGCGGCTCTCAAAGGCTGTGATGACCCCACGTTTATTGACTTTCTGAAGAAGTGTTTGGATTGGGACCCTAGTACTCGAATGACACCAGTTCAGGCTTTAAGGCACCCCTGGCTCTACAAGAGACTGCCCAAGCCTGCACCTGGTGGCGAGAAATCCATGGTGCCCAAACGGATCACAGAGCACAGCACCTCTTTCCCTACTATAATCTCCAAGGTACCCCCAGTCATGGGCTCAACCAACAACAAACTGCGGACCACCATGATGGGTGACTCCACTGGAAGTATACCCTTTCGCACAGTGCTGCCGAAGCTTGTTTCATAG